In a genomic window of Rhinoderma darwinii isolate aRhiDar2 chromosome 10, aRhiDar2.hap1, whole genome shotgun sequence:
- the LOC142661842 gene encoding intelectin-1-like, producing MFLHSLLLLPLVVGERDILTCTSCENCPISKKKENILNLVACWNDDLEPPVPDPIMVPYIHGYRSCKEIKIFEPNATDGIYTLMTASGESYQTFCDMTTRGGGWTLVASVHENDVYGRCTVGDRWSSQQGNRPESPQGDGSWANYATFGSPGGATSDDYKNAGYHDISAEDLGIWHVPNDTPLSRWRDSALLRYHTENGFLPGEGGNLFQLYKKYPVTYNAGSCLTNNGPDVPVVYDLGSATTAANFYSPFGRAEFVPGFIQFRVFNNEKAALALCPGMKVTGCNPEHHCIGGGGYFPEASPKQCGDFPSYDWDGYGAGSGSSCSKEITESAVLLFYR from the exons ATGTTCCTGCATTCGCTGctgttgctccccctggtggttggTGAAAGAGACATTTTAACATGCACATCATGTG AAAACTGTCCAATATCCAAGAAGAAAGAGAACATCCTGAACCTGGTGGCGTGCTGGAATGATGACCTTGAACCCCCTGTGCCCGACCCCATCATGGTGCCTTATATACACGGCTACAGGAGCTGCAAGGAGATCAAGATCTTTGAACCAAATGCAACAG ATGGGATATATACATTGATGACTGCTTCTGGGGAATCCTACCAGACCTTCTGTGACATGACGACAAGAGGCGGAGGATGGACCTTAGTTGCTAGTGTCCATGAGAATGACGTGTATGGAAGGTGCACGGTAGGTGATCGCTGGTCCAGCCAACAGGGTAATCGTCCTGAAAGCCCACAAGGAGATGGCAGCTGGGCAAACTATGCCACCTTTGGTTCTCCTGGAGGTGCCACCAGTGATGATTACAAG AATGCAGGATATCATGACATAAGTGCAGAGGACCTGGGTATATGGCACGTCCCCAATGACACCCCATTGTCTCGATGGAGAGATTCAGCTCTACTGAGATACCACACTGAGAATGGCTTCCTCCCGGGGGAAGGTGGAAACCTCTTCCAGTTGTACAAG AAATACCCAGTGACGTACAATGCTGGAAGCTGTCTAACAAATAACGGACCTGATGTGCCGGTTGTATATGACTTGGGGAGTGCCACAACAGCCGCTAACTTCTACTCACCATTTGGCAGAG CTGAATTTGTCCCTGGTTTTATCCAGTTTCGAGTATTTAACAATGAGAAGGCAGCGCTGGCTTTATGTCCAGGAATGAAGGTGACCGGGTGTAACCCAGAACAT CACTGCATTGGAGGAGGGGGATACTTCCCAGAAGCAAGCCCCAAACAGTGTGGAGATTTTCCTTCCTACGACTGGGACGGATATGGAGCGGGCAGTGGATCCAGTTGCAGCAAGGAAATCACAGAATCTGCTGTTCTCCTCTTCTATCGCTAG